A genomic window from Pseudothermotoga sp. includes:
- a CDS encoding pyruvate carboxylase subunit B, whose product MKFVDTTLRDGHQSLIATRMSINDMLPALEAMDEVGFYSLEMWGGATFDVAVRFLNEDPWERLRKIREKIKNAKLQMLLRGQNLVGYRHYADDTVRLFVRKMAENGMDIVRVFDALNDERNLVIAVEEAKKCGMHVQGAISYTVSPVHTLEYYLNYAEKLVEMGVDSICIKDMAGLLTPQDAYKLVKALKERFAIIVDVHSHCTCGLAPLTYQSAIDAGADIIDTALSPFALGTSQPPFEPIYYSLSKEGLVPPPKWELLSFLNEHFSKVRQKYADYDVKMLTVDARVLYAQVPGGMYSNMLKQLQEQKMLHKLHEVLEEIPKVQKDLGYPPLVTPTSQIVGVQAVLNVMTGERYAKVTREVKDYVKGLYGRPPAPIDPELVKKILKDEKPIDVRPGELIEPEVEKARKQIGLLARNDEDLLIYIILGEVGKKFLQKRYFDQLKVDLELVKELEAPVHPV is encoded by the coding sequence ATGAAGTTCGTCGATACGACTCTGAGGGATGGACATCAATCGCTCATCGCGACACGCATGTCCATCAACGATATGTTGCCCGCACTCGAGGCCATGGACGAGGTTGGTTTCTATTCACTCGAAATGTGGGGCGGAGCCACGTTCGATGTGGCTGTGAGGTTTCTCAACGAAGATCCTTGGGAAAGGTTGAGAAAGATAAGAGAAAAGATCAAAAATGCCAAGTTACAAATGCTTTTAAGGGGACAAAATCTGGTTGGGTATAGACACTACGCGGATGACACCGTCAGACTCTTCGTTAGAAAGATGGCGGAAAACGGGATGGACATAGTCAGGGTCTTCGACGCTCTGAACGACGAACGTAACCTCGTCATCGCCGTGGAAGAAGCAAAAAAGTGTGGTATGCATGTGCAGGGAGCGATTTCCTACACTGTGAGCCCTGTGCATACACTTGAGTACTATTTGAATTACGCAGAAAAGCTCGTTGAAATGGGCGTCGATTCCATATGTATAAAGGACATGGCAGGTTTACTCACACCTCAAGATGCATACAAGCTCGTTAAAGCTCTCAAAGAACGCTTTGCAATAATTGTGGATGTGCATTCTCATTGTACTTGCGGATTGGCTCCCCTCACATACCAATCCGCCATTGATGCTGGGGCTGACATCATAGATACGGCACTTTCTCCTTTCGCGCTTGGAACTTCTCAACCCCCATTCGAGCCGATTTACTATTCGCTCAGCAAAGAAGGTTTAGTCCCACCGCCGAAATGGGAACTACTCTCTTTCTTGAACGAACATTTCTCGAAGGTCAGACAGAAATACGCAGACTACGATGTGAAGATGTTGACTGTGGATGCCAGGGTGCTATACGCACAAGTTCCTGGTGGTATGTACTCGAACATGCTGAAACAGTTGCAAGAACAAAAGATGCTCCACAAACTCCACGAGGTCCTCGAAGAAATACCAAAGGTTCAGAAAGACTTGGGATATCCTCCTCTCGTCACACCTACCAGTCAGATCGTTGGTGTGCAGGCTGTGCTCAACGTGATGACCGGTGAAAGATATGCAAAGGTTACCCGTGAAGTGAAAGACTACGTGAAAGGATTGTACGGAAGACCTCCTGCACCGATCGATCCAGAACTGGTGAAAAAGATCTTGAAGGACGAGAAACCCATAGACGTTAGGCCGGGAGAACTCATTGAACCAGAGGTGGAAAAAGCAAGAAAACAAATCGGCTTACTCGCGAGGAACGATGAGGATCTTTTGATATACATCATCTTGGGCGAAGTCGGCAAAAAATTCTTACAGAAGCGATATTTCGATCAGTTGAAAGTCGATCTGGAGCTCGTCAAAGAGTTAGAAGCTCCCGTTCATCCGGTATGA
- a CDS encoding M20 family metallopeptidase, with translation MEKRWLDLFERLVNIDTGFDLDVETKLSRTRFVMDSLKKLGFEVHEEKAAHVAEKGQPPYLTLIGHLDTVFKEGEAIRRPFKVENGVAKGPGVADMKGGVIVLLATVEEALKENLDGLCVVLNVDEELGSKESRNTFENYARKSVCCLSFEPGGINGEIVTSRKGIASLDIVVKGVKGHASRLEEGANAIVEASHKICQIYSMNGIVGSLSVNPTIINGGEKSNITPDLCKVYCDVRFSSKQELKEFEKKLAEITRTSFVERTTCEYNLNERRPAMSFMEEMKQALEEVFQRLGKRYEFEHSSGGADGAFFTALGVPTLDGLGLCGGRFHSEEEFAFIQSFDERVKLSLELLRYFDERR, from the coding sequence ATGGAGAAAAGATGGCTCGATTTGTTTGAAAGACTCGTTAACATCGATACTGGCTTCGATTTGGATGTGGAAACGAAGCTCTCTAGAACTCGGTTCGTGATGGATTCTTTGAAAAAACTTGGCTTTGAAGTACACGAGGAGAAGGCAGCACACGTTGCTGAGAAAGGCCAGCCGCCCTATTTGACGCTGATAGGTCACCTCGATACGGTTTTCAAAGAGGGTGAAGCCATCAGAAGGCCGTTCAAGGTAGAAAACGGTGTGGCAAAAGGCCCGGGTGTCGCTGATATGAAGGGTGGCGTGATCGTTTTATTGGCGACGGTTGAGGAGGCTTTGAAAGAGAATTTGGATGGTTTGTGCGTCGTTCTCAACGTTGATGAAGAACTCGGTTCGAAGGAAAGTAGAAACACGTTTGAAAATTATGCCAGAAAGAGCGTATGTTGTCTTTCGTTCGAACCTGGAGGCATCAACGGAGAGATCGTCACTTCAAGAAAGGGTATAGCTTCTCTCGATATCGTTGTTAAGGGAGTTAAAGGGCACGCCTCGAGATTGGAAGAAGGTGCCAATGCTATCGTTGAAGCCTCGCACAAAATCTGTCAAATCTATTCCATGAACGGAATTGTGGGAAGTTTGAGTGTCAATCCGACGATCATCAACGGTGGAGAAAAGTCGAACATAACACCGGATCTATGTAAAGTTTACTGTGATGTGAGATTTTCGAGCAAACAAGAACTGAAAGAGTTTGAGAAGAAACTCGCTGAAATAACCCGAACGAGTTTCGTAGAACGCACCACGTGTGAGTACAATCTCAATGAAAGAAGACCCGCTATGAGTTTCATGGAAGAAATGAAGCAAGCCCTCGAAGAAGTTTTCCAGAGACTGGGTAAACGCTATGAATTTGAGCATTCAAGCGGAGGAGCGGACGGGGCTTTCTTCACGGCGCTGGGCGTGCCAACGCTGGATGGTCTCGGTTTGTGCGGTGGAAGGTTTCATTCAGAAGAAGAGTTCGCGTTCATTCAAAGTTTCGATGAACGCGTGAAGCTATCTTTGGAACTGCTGAGATATTTCGACGAAAGGAGGTGA
- a CDS encoding lactate utilization protein: MRTELYRFKYESLCNMVKPILEKKGFEVYIAEDEKQILQIIEKLIPAGSTVSSGGSVTLSETGVIDLLRSGKYSFLDRYNAPDRRAVELEAFKCDYYLCSVNAITMNGELVFMDGGGNRVAAVTYGPKNVIIVTSANKIVKDLDAARERIRYIAPMNAKRLSLTTPCAVTGICQDCDSPRRICRHYHVVFDSRNQPGRIKIILSLKEFGL, encoded by the coding sequence ATGAGGACAGAACTTTACAGATTCAAATACGAATCGCTCTGCAACATGGTCAAACCGATCCTCGAAAAGAAGGGATTTGAGGTTTACATCGCTGAGGATGAGAAACAGATACTACAGATCATTGAAAAACTCATACCAGCAGGTTCAACTGTGAGTTCAGGTGGTTCGGTCACTCTTTCTGAAACTGGTGTGATAGATCTTTTGAGGTCTGGAAAATACAGCTTTTTGGATAGATACAATGCACCCGATAGGAGGGCTGTCGAACTGGAAGCTTTTAAATGCGATTATTATCTTTGTAGTGTCAATGCTATAACGATGAACGGCGAGCTGGTTTTCATGGACGGTGGTGGAAACAGGGTTGCGGCGGTGACGTATGGTCCGAAGAACGTGATCATCGTTACGAGTGCGAACAAGATCGTGAAAGATCTCGATGCCGCACGAGAGCGAATCAGATACATAGCACCTATGAACGCGAAAAGATTGTCTCTCACGACACCGTGCGCTGTGACGGGAATTTGTCAAGATTGTGATTCACCTAGAAGAATCTGCAGGCATTATCATGTGGTATTCGACTCGAGGAATCAACCTGGAAGGATCAAGATCATCCTCTCTTTGAAGGAATTTGGATTGTGA
- a CDS encoding helix-turn-helix transcriptional regulator — MKKLHPILKAFVPLVKALAETLGPDCEVVLHDVSDPEHSVVAIENGHITGRNVGSPLTDFGLYLLRSPRFRDVDYVANYLTRTNDGRKLRSTTVFIRDEFNTTIGFLCINYDTTKATAVKEFIEQFLKLQNLEEIAGTKEEKFASKVDELLAEAMQEIKSLTGKPLRFASREEKLAVIKKLDEKGFFLLKGAVEMLARELGNSKFTVYAYLREARRKNDSIMI; from the coding sequence GTGAAGAAACTGCATCCAATTCTCAAGGCATTCGTACCATTGGTGAAAGCTTTGGCGGAGACGTTGGGGCCAGATTGTGAAGTGGTCTTACACGATGTTTCCGATCCAGAACATTCCGTGGTGGCCATAGAAAATGGACACATCACGGGTAGAAACGTTGGTTCACCCCTAACTGATTTTGGATTGTACCTGCTCAGATCACCGAGGTTCAGAGATGTGGATTATGTGGCTAACTATCTCACTAGGACGAACGATGGCAGGAAACTTCGCTCCACCACAGTTTTCATCAGAGATGAATTCAACACGACGATAGGTTTTTTGTGCATCAACTACGATACGACCAAAGCAACCGCAGTGAAAGAATTCATAGAACAATTTTTGAAGCTTCAGAATCTAGAAGAGATAGCTGGGACGAAAGAAGAAAAGTTTGCAAGTAAAGTCGACGAACTCTTGGCAGAGGCCATGCAGGAAATCAAGAGTTTGACAGGAAAACCCCTGAGGTTTGCGAGCAGGGAAGAGAAACTAGCTGTCATCAAAAAACTCGACGAGAAAGGTTTTTTCTTGCTGAAAGGCGCCGTCGAGATGCTCGCACGAGAACTTGGAAATTCGAAATTCACAGTGTATGCGTACCTGAGGGAAGCAAGAAGAAAAAATGATTCGATAATGATCTGA
- a CDS encoding RidA family protein, whose product MRIVQTDAAPKAIGPYSQAIEANGFVFVSGQIPLDPQTGQLVDGDIKKQTKRVFENIKAILAAAGCQLSDVVKVTVFTKDISNFSAINEVYSEYFQNHKPARSFVEVSALPRDAQVEIEVIAIKEVKA is encoded by the coding sequence ATGAGGATCGTTCAGACAGATGCAGCTCCTAAGGCTATAGGACCGTATTCTCAAGCGATTGAAGCAAACGGTTTCGTCTTCGTTTCAGGTCAGATACCGCTCGACCCACAAACTGGTCAGCTGGTCGATGGGGATATAAAAAAACAGACTAAAAGAGTTTTTGAAAATATCAAAGCTATTTTGGCCGCAGCCGGATGTCAACTGAGTGACGTTGTGAAGGTCACTGTGTTCACCAAAGATATCTCCAATTTTTCAGCGATCAATGAAGTTTACAGTGAATATTTTCAGAACCACAAACCTGCGAGGTCTTTCGTCGAAGTTTCAGCTCTACCAAGGGATGCACAAGTTGAAATTGAAGTGATCGCTATCAAGGAGGTAAAGGCATGA
- a CDS encoding FAD-dependent oxidoreductase: MVRAPKVVVVGGGWGGCAAAAAARKAGAEVILLERADMLLGTGLVGGIFRNNGRFTAAEEMLEMGADIFSVMDKCTTHTNIEFPGHKHVSLYNVYRMEPAIREYLSNLGVRILTNARVIDVAREGKKISCVVVEDHEPIHGDVFIDATGTSAVPANCTKYGNGCAMCILRCHSFGPRVSITTKVGVEEWVGKKSDGTVGAMSGSCKLCKDSIAPDIVKELEEKGCVLIPVPPEAREEEKLLSMKACQQYASEEFLENLVLLDTGPVKLMTPFFPLERLRKVPGMERARYEDPIAGGKGNSMRYFGFANCTPELQAIGPVDNLFCAGEKAGAMVGHTEAIVTGTLAGHNAVRKALGEKLLRYPDGLAVGDFVNHVIAEMKREEGRQYKYTFSGSIYFKRMVQKGLYTTNVEEIRKRVNNAGLKNIFNTKLV, encoded by the coding sequence ATGGTGCGGGCACCGAAGGTTGTCGTCGTCGGAGGAGGATGGGGTGGTTGTGCGGCCGCAGCGGCCGCACGTAAGGCTGGCGCCGAGGTTATTCTGCTCGAAAGGGCAGACATGCTTTTAGGAACAGGGCTCGTTGGTGGTATATTCAGAAACAACGGTAGATTCACCGCGGCAGAGGAAATGCTCGAGATGGGTGCGGATATTTTTTCAGTGATGGACAAATGCACCACGCACACCAACATTGAATTTCCCGGCCACAAACATGTAAGTTTGTACAACGTTTACAGAATGGAACCAGCCATTCGAGAATATCTCTCCAACCTTGGCGTTCGAATATTGACTAACGCACGTGTCATAGACGTGGCAAGAGAAGGCAAAAAAATCAGCTGTGTCGTTGTCGAGGATCATGAACCGATACATGGAGACGTGTTCATCGATGCGACAGGTACTTCCGCTGTTCCTGCCAACTGCACAAAATACGGTAACGGTTGCGCTATGTGTATACTCAGATGCCACAGCTTTGGTCCTAGGGTGAGCATTACAACTAAAGTTGGGGTCGAAGAGTGGGTCGGCAAAAAATCCGACGGCACTGTTGGAGCCATGAGTGGATCATGCAAGTTGTGTAAAGATTCTATAGCCCCAGACATAGTGAAAGAACTCGAAGAAAAAGGTTGTGTACTCATACCAGTACCACCAGAAGCCAGAGAAGAAGAAAAATTGCTCAGTATGAAGGCTTGTCAGCAATACGCTTCAGAAGAGTTCCTTGAGAATTTGGTTCTGCTCGACACCGGTCCTGTGAAACTGATGACCCCATTCTTTCCACTCGAACGACTCAGGAAAGTGCCTGGCATGGAGAGGGCTCGATACGAAGATCCGATCGCTGGTGGAAAGGGCAATTCAATGAGATATTTTGGATTTGCCAACTGCACGCCCGAACTTCAAGCGATAGGTCCTGTGGACAACCTGTTTTGTGCTGGTGAAAAAGCTGGAGCCATGGTGGGTCACACGGAAGCGATCGTCACTGGAACCTTGGCTGGTCACAACGCCGTGAGGAAGGCGCTGGGAGAAAAACTTTTGAGATACCCCGATGGACTCGCCGTCGGTGACTTTGTGAACCACGTGATCGCAGAAATGAAGAGAGAGGAGGGCCGTCAGTACAAATACACCTTCTCAGGTTCCATCTATTTCAAAAGGATGGTTCAGAAGGGACTCTATACTACGAACGTCGAAGAGATCAGAAAAAGGGTTAACAATGCTGGTTTGAAGAACATCTTCAACACCAAACTAGTTTGA
- the dapF gene encoding diaminopimelate epimerase yields the protein MGRVKRPFSSSPKGCGQLKIKFFKMNGAGNDFIVIDNRENILADFDINHFVKMVCRRGKSIGADGLMLLENSNTVDFKMRYFNSDGSEGEMCGNGARCIARFANMIGVAGKAMKFETISGVHEALLVDDEVRIMFPDLSLDNFKLFQKHDFGFGPVEYHFATVGVPHTMIFREDVESMDYGTLLEWGRKIRYTLNVFPKGTNVNFIKIVDGSNITVRTYERGVENETLACGTGSVASSIVCFLIGRVEPPVQVKVRGGRLKVGFELIDERFVNVYLQGDARTVAEGYILPDAWKE from the coding sequence GTGGGGCGCGTCAAGCGCCCCTTTTCATCCTCTCCGAAGGGGTGTGGCCAATTGAAAATAAAATTTTTCAAAATGAACGGTGCGGGAAACGATTTCATAGTCATCGACAACAGAGAGAACATCCTTGCAGATTTTGATATCAATCACTTCGTTAAGATGGTTTGCCGTAGAGGCAAATCCATAGGTGCAGATGGACTCATGCTACTTGAAAATTCGAACACAGTCGATTTCAAAATGAGGTACTTCAACTCTGATGGTTCTGAAGGAGAGATGTGTGGAAACGGTGCGCGCTGCATAGCGCGGTTCGCGAACATGATTGGTGTGGCAGGTAAGGCGATGAAGTTTGAAACGATCTCTGGAGTGCACGAGGCACTCTTAGTGGATGATGAGGTGCGCATCATGTTTCCAGATCTGAGTTTGGACAACTTCAAACTGTTTCAAAAACACGATTTTGGTTTCGGACCAGTTGAGTATCATTTCGCCACAGTTGGAGTGCCACACACGATGATCTTCAGAGAGGACGTCGAATCGATGGACTATGGCACATTACTTGAATGGGGAAGAAAGATCAGATACACTTTGAACGTTTTCCCAAAAGGTACGAACGTGAATTTCATCAAAATCGTTGATGGGTCGAACATAACAGTCAGAACGTATGAGCGTGGTGTGGAAAACGAAACACTCGCTTGTGGTACTGGTTCGGTCGCGTCTTCGATCGTTTGCTTTCTGATCGGTCGTGTCGAACCGCCTGTGCAGGTGAAAGTGAGGGGTGGAAGACTGAAAGTCGGTTTCGAATTGATCGATGAACGGTTCGTCAATGTCTATCTTCAAGGCGATGCCCGTACTGTGGCCGAAGGCTACATCCTTCCAGATGCTTGGAAAGAATGA
- a CDS encoding cobalamin-dependent protein (Presence of a B(12) (cobalamin)-binding domain implies dependence on cobalamin itself, in one of its several forms, or in some unusual lineages, dependence on a cobalamin-like analog.) produces the protein MKFVLFPLDPVHDVALKMLNRELVKRKHQVILLPPDTKMEEVIELCQREMPDFIMVSRTVGYGAAELLARFIDMLDAAGLRDKCKVVVGGKAITKELAAELGYDAGFGERTSWEEVIAYVEGRQMEKEKLKVKKNKRDITQGYTYRVHEPTFKQLLDKITDQILDWVKDKTSPAIERVKIRERMLEGEDLIEEYLKFCDETVVSYFKKNLLPKKVRFITREESKKFDQLIKSLKLDDRILRHTLDKPLVFVQYGTGCPFMDAMHIKVSEAWGADGVLHFDPSWGARCEGLLEGLLAHEEDGSIITLENLKLIKSSLDVSTLWCVRAHRGLNTPETILLAARAGADLTKINMVYGSLNGGTDPERLTVDGVYALKLAAKYNLPFDIPTNEELGGVPAPKAFAGMLVVAHLGVKLNAKPILKPLFCYSPDVMINDYMKDNYIDYNVAKVIALRQIMDAPIWPGEPIGFMTHTEDRIQSAMTTALHAALASSLRLDAITIASTDEAYARGAITVSARIDTLRAIAEAFRFFGQAKIEPTKRAEEYAQMIVNGIYETLEKVAKREDFVASLYEGLFGTREEGANPGRAGRGTVRKC, from the coding sequence ATGAAATTTGTACTTTTTCCCCTCGACCCTGTCCACGACGTGGCTTTGAAGATGTTGAATAGAGAACTTGTGAAGAGAAAACACCAAGTGATTTTACTACCCCCGGATACCAAAATGGAAGAAGTGATCGAGTTATGCCAAAGGGAGATGCCAGATTTCATCATGGTGAGTCGAACGGTTGGTTATGGCGCTGCAGAACTGCTTGCAAGGTTCATAGATATGTTGGATGCGGCAGGTCTGAGAGATAAATGCAAAGTGGTGGTGGGGGGCAAAGCGATCACGAAGGAGTTGGCGGCGGAATTGGGTTACGATGCTGGATTTGGTGAAAGAACGAGCTGGGAAGAAGTAATCGCTTATGTCGAAGGAAGGCAAATGGAGAAAGAAAAACTCAAAGTCAAAAAGAATAAGCGCGACATCACTCAAGGTTACACCTATCGTGTGCACGAACCAACCTTCAAACAACTGCTCGATAAAATCACAGACCAAATTTTGGATTGGGTTAAAGACAAGACTAGTCCAGCTATCGAAAGGGTGAAGATCAGAGAAAGAATGCTCGAAGGTGAGGATTTGATCGAAGAATACCTCAAGTTTTGTGATGAAACGGTTGTCTCTTACTTCAAAAAGAACCTTTTACCAAAGAAAGTGAGGTTCATAACCCGAGAAGAGAGTAAAAAATTCGATCAGTTGATAAAAAGCCTGAAGTTAGACGACAGAATCCTCCGCCACACGCTCGACAAACCTCTCGTGTTCGTTCAGTACGGAACAGGTTGTCCTTTCATGGATGCGATGCACATCAAAGTGAGTGAAGCTTGGGGGGCCGATGGTGTATTGCATTTTGATCCTTCTTGGGGTGCGAGGTGTGAAGGATTACTCGAAGGTTTACTGGCGCACGAAGAGGATGGTTCGATAATAACTTTAGAGAATTTGAAGCTCATCAAATCGTCTCTCGATGTTTCAACTCTCTGGTGCGTCAGGGCGCACAGAGGATTGAACACGCCGGAAACGATCTTGCTCGCAGCTCGTGCCGGAGCAGACCTGACGAAGATAAACATGGTCTATGGTTCGCTCAACGGCGGTACCGATCCAGAAAGACTCACTGTGGATGGTGTGTACGCTCTAAAGCTTGCAGCGAAATACAATTTGCCATTCGATATCCCCACCAATGAAGAACTCGGTGGAGTTCCTGCACCCAAAGCTTTCGCTGGTATGCTCGTGGTTGCACACCTTGGGGTGAAGCTGAACGCTAAACCTATCTTGAAGCCACTGTTTTGCTATTCACCTGATGTGATGATCAACGATTACATGAAAGACAATTACATCGATTACAACGTAGCAAAGGTGATCGCACTGCGGCAGATCATGGACGCTCCAATATGGCCTGGTGAACCCATTGGATTCATGACTCACACAGAAGACAGGATCCAATCGGCTATGACGACGGCTCTTCACGCCGCACTCGCAAGTTCTCTGAGACTCGACGCGATAACCATCGCTTCTACGGATGAGGCTTATGCTCGTGGTGCCATCACCGTGAGTGCTCGTATCGATACACTCAGAGCCATAGCAGAAGCCTTCAGGTTCTTTGGACAAGCGAAGATCGAACCGACGAAAAGGGCCGAAGAATATGCTCAGATGATAGTGAATGGTATCTACGAAACTCTCGAGAAAGTTGCGAAAAGGGAAGATTTCGTGGCTTCTCTCTATGAAGGTCTGTTTGGAACGAGAGAGGAAGGTGCGAATCCAGGCAGGGCAGGTAGAGGAACGGTGAGAAAGTGTTGA
- the aglA gene encoding alpha-glucosidase AglA produces the protein MKVSIIGAGSVRFSLQLIGDIAQTEELSRDVHIYMMDINERRLHASYILAKKYVEELDSPVRITKTLSLDEAIEGADFIINTAYPYDPRFHEDGAKRWDIVTKIGEKHGYYRGIDSQEFNMVSTYTYVLASYPDVKLALDIAQKMEKSAPKAYLMQTANPVFEITQIVRRLTNAKIIGFCHGVAGVYEVFERLGLDPKEVDWQVAGVNHGIWLNRFRYKGQNAYPLLDEWIEKESIKWKPRNPWDIQMSPAAIDMYKFYGMLPIGDTVRNGTWKYHWNLETKKKWFGEYGGIDNEVERTKFHQQLRKARENLVKLAEEVQTDPRVKLTERLPQIFAKDRLSGEQHIPFINAIVNGKRVRLFLNVENQGAVEGFPKDLVMELPVWVDKNGIQREKIEPDLTDRIKKFYLWPRILRMEWNLEAFISRDIKVLEEILIRDHRTRSYEQVLNVLEEILNLPFNEELREHFKVSERI, from the coding sequence ATGAAAGTATCCATCATCGGCGCAGGAAGTGTGAGATTTTCATTACAACTCATAGGGGATATCGCTCAGACAGAAGAACTATCGCGGGACGTTCACATCTACATGATGGACATCAACGAAAGAAGGCTCCACGCTTCGTACATCCTTGCAAAAAAGTACGTAGAGGAGCTCGACTCGCCCGTGAGGATAACGAAAACATTGTCTCTGGACGAGGCGATAGAGGGTGCGGACTTCATCATCAACACTGCCTATCCTTACGATCCTCGCTTCCACGAAGATGGAGCCAAAAGATGGGATATCGTCACCAAGATAGGTGAAAAGCACGGTTATTACAGGGGGATAGATTCTCAAGAGTTCAACATGGTATCCACTTACACCTACGTTCTGGCTTCTTACCCGGACGTGAAACTTGCTCTGGACATCGCACAGAAAATGGAGAAATCAGCCCCGAAAGCTTATTTGATGCAAACTGCGAATCCCGTTTTCGAGATCACTCAAATTGTGAGAAGGTTGACCAACGCCAAGATAATAGGTTTTTGCCATGGTGTTGCCGGTGTTTACGAAGTTTTCGAGAGATTAGGTTTGGATCCAAAGGAAGTTGATTGGCAAGTTGCTGGGGTGAACCACGGTATCTGGTTGAACAGGTTCAGATACAAAGGCCAAAACGCCTATCCACTCTTGGACGAATGGATAGAGAAAGAATCTATCAAATGGAAGCCAAGGAATCCTTGGGATATACAGATGTCTCCAGCAGCGATAGACATGTACAAGTTCTACGGGATGCTTCCGATCGGTGACACGGTTAGAAACGGTACATGGAAGTATCATTGGAATCTGGAAACAAAGAAAAAGTGGTTTGGAGAATACGGTGGCATCGACAACGAGGTTGAAAGAACCAAATTCCACCAACAGCTGAGAAAAGCAAGGGAAAATTTGGTCAAATTGGCAGAAGAAGTTCAAACTGATCCCAGGGTAAAACTCACAGAGCGCTTACCACAAATCTTCGCGAAGGATAGATTGAGTGGCGAACAGCATATTCCATTCATCAATGCGATAGTGAATGGAAAAAGAGTGAGGCTGTTCCTGAACGTGGAAAATCAAGGTGCGGTCGAAGGTTTTCCGAAAGATTTGGTGATGGAACTCCCAGTTTGGGTGGATAAAAATGGAATTCAAAGAGAGAAAATAGAACCGGATTTAACAGACAGGATCAAAAAATTCTATCTGTGGCCAAGAATATTGAGAATGGAATGGAACTTGGAAGCGTTCATCAGCAGAGATATTAAAGTTTTGGAAGAAATCTTGATCAGAGACCACAGAACAAGATCCTACGAACAAGTCCTGAATGTTTTAGAAGAAATTCTGAATCTACCTTTCAATGAGGAGCTGAGAGAGCATTTCAAAGTATCCGAAAGAATATAG